In the Pseudochaenichthys georgianus chromosome 1, fPseGeo1.2, whole genome shotgun sequence genome, one interval contains:
- the micu3a gene encoding calcium uptake protein 3, mitochondrial isoform X4 translates to MAAFRRVAALAGKLNLWTAARTELFGGQTASGGRTRKCLAVGMCLATGGAVAAYFYNDTWSGRGRKRMGSHENNGLLPSIPTVIAKEKARPFDFEEGDVYMSSHEHRFRMFSSVEYDGQLYMTPQNFIESVTMSEPKNKRPWRSLAKQELEKMLVETPPVWRGSSKLFRNLRERGVVSYTEYLFLLCILTKPHAGFKIAFNMFDADGNQMVDKREFLVLQEIFRKKNEKRGRKGDAEKSAQLVLKKDSQEFVARSYWDVLRRGASQVLFSDLAERADESSTIDTTLLVHFFGKKGKAELTFDDFYRFMDNLQTEMLEIEFLTYSKGMTTISEEDFAKILLRFTNVENISAYLENVRHCIPDEKGITFDEFRSFFQFLNNLEDFAIAMQMYNFASRSIGQDEFARAVYVATGLKLTRHLVHTIFKIFDVDHDDQLSYKEFIGIMKDRLHRGARVKGRHHSSFSGCVRSGARRQVKQLWRKYKEKM, encoded by the exons ATGGCCGCTTTCCGCAGAGTGGCAGCACTGGCCGGAAAGTTAAACCTCTGGACGGCGGCGAGAACCGAGCTCTTCGGCGGTCAGACGGCCAGTGGAGGAAGGACACGGAAATGTCTGGCTGTCGGGATGTGTCTCGCAACGGGAGGTGCCGTGGCGGCTTACTTTTACAACGATACGTGGAGCGGCAGAGGCAGGAAGAGGATGGGGAGTCACGAAAACAACGGTCTGCTGCCGTCCATCCCGACCGTTATTGCCAAGGAGAAG GCACGTCCGTTTGACTTTGAGGAAGGAGACGTGTACATGTCGTCCCATGAGCATCGCTTCCGCATGTTCAGCTCTGTGGAGTACGATGGGCAGCTTTACATGACTCCTCAGAACTTCATCGAGTCGGTCACCATGAGCGAACCCAAAA ACAAGAGGCCCTGGAGGTCCCTGGCCAAACAG GAGCTGGAGAAGATGTTGGTAGAAACTCCCCCAGTATGGAGAGGATCCTCCAAACTGTTCCGCAACCTGAGAGAACGAG GCGTCGTCTCATACACAGAGTACCTGTTCCTGCTCTGCATCCTGACAA AGCCCCATGCTGGCTTTAAGATTGCTTTCAATATGTTTGATGCAGACGGCAACCAGATGGTGGACAAGAGGGAGTTCTTGGTG CTTCAGGAGATCTTCcggaaaaaaaatgaaaaaagagGGAGGAAAGGAGATGCGGAGAAGTCGGCACAGCTG GTGCTAAAAAAAGACAGTCAGGAGTTTGTGGCGCGGAGTTACTGGGACGTTCTGAGGCGAGGCGCAAGTCAAGTCCTTTTTTCTGACCTGGCAGAG CGAGCAGATGAGAGTAGCACAATCGACACCACCCTATTGGTCCATTTCTTTGGGAAGAAAGGGAAAGCAGAGCTTACATTTGATGACTTCTACAG gtttatgGATAACCTCCAAACAGAAATGTTGGAAATTGAGTTTCTGACTTACTCTAAAGGAATGACCACCATCAGTGAAGAAGACTTTGCCAAAATCCTGCTTCGCTTCACCAATGTGGAGAACATCAGCGCCTACCTGGAGAATGTCCGCCACTGTATACCTGACGAGAAG GGAATCACCTTCGATGAGTTCAGATCATTCTTCCAGTTTCTCAACAACCTCGAGGACTTTGCCATTGCCATGCAGATGTACAATTTTGCTTCTCGCTCCATTGGACAAG ATGAGTTTGCAAGAGCGGTGTATGTGGCCACTGGGCTGAAGCTGACACGTCACCTCGTACACACCATCTTCAAGATCTTTGATGTGGATCACGACGACCAGCTCTCCTACAAGGAGTTCATTGGAATAATGAAGGACCGGCTGCACAGGGGAGCCAGG